The region TTAAGCTTACAGTTTACGGTATATCACTATGGAAATGATCATACCCAAAATACTTGCAATGGTAATCTTAATGCGCAAACCAAAAGATAAGATTATAACGCCAAGATTAAGACTTGTTATACCGGTACCATCCGGTGAACCAAGACCAAATTCTTGTCCAAAATTTAGCCATGAAAGCCAAGAGACAT is a window of Lachnoclostridium phytofermentans ISDg DNA encoding:
- a CDS encoding DUF4321 domain-containing protein → MARLAGKNGWTLLIFLLSGVVLGGFLGYLAKDVSWLSWLNFGQEFGLGSPDGTGITSLNLGVIILSFGLRIKITIASILGMIISIVIYRKL